Proteins from one methanogenic archaeon mixed culture ISO4-G1 genomic window:
- a CDS encoding iron ABC transporter permease protein, with product MKKRAAVIIMIGFIALLLLFVVSFTVGAYAIEFSEALEQVWKIIVTLGNPDDMSGKIILNLRIPRALAVILVGSGLAIAGAVMQAMIHNPLVDPYVTGVSSGASFGVILFTLGGAMTGWSISFVLAPIGAIVGAIVAFAITMVVAEAAGGKAMSYVLGGVIVAAGLSAGTTLIMSLNADKIHSITAWMFGSFANIQWSDVCIIAIPIIAILLIVLLEARKLNVMLLGESQAQYLGLDSRKYKRMMLMLSAVLTAFCVAYCGVIGFIGLIVPHLCRMVVGGDHRLLIPSSIVVGAVVLLVADIVCKSGPIGELPIGALTSVIGVPFFIYLMLKEGKRYAM from the coding sequence ATGAAGAAGAGGGCCGCAGTCATCATTATGATAGGATTCATTGCATTGCTGCTGCTGTTTGTAGTCTCATTCACCGTTGGCGCGTATGCCATAGAATTCTCTGAGGCACTGGAACAGGTCTGGAAAATCATCGTCACTTTAGGGAATCCGGATGACATGAGTGGAAAGATCATCCTCAATCTCAGGATTCCAAGGGCGTTGGCAGTCATACTCGTTGGATCTGGATTGGCCATCGCAGGAGCCGTCATGCAGGCGATGATTCACAACCCATTGGTCGATCCATACGTCACCGGAGTGTCGTCCGGAGCATCCTTCGGTGTGATCCTTTTCACTCTGGGCGGGGCAATGACCGGTTGGTCCATTTCGTTTGTACTGGCCCCCATAGGTGCCATAGTGGGAGCAATTGTTGCATTTGCAATCACGATGGTCGTCGCAGAGGCCGCCGGCGGAAAGGCCATGAGCTATGTCCTTGGCGGAGTTATCGTCGCCGCTGGACTCAGTGCAGGTACTACTCTGATCATGTCGCTCAATGCTGACAAGATCCACAGCATCACCGCGTGGATGTTCGGCAGTTTCGCCAACATCCAATGGAGCGATGTATGCATCATCGCGATTCCAATCATCGCAATCCTGTTGATCGTACTGCTGGAGGCAAGGAAGCTGAACGTCATGCTGTTGGGAGAGAGCCAGGCTCAATATCTTGGGCTCGATTCACGCAAGTACAAGAGGATGATGCTGATGCTCTCTGCTGTTTTGACTGCATTCTGTGTCGCATACTGTGGAGTCATCGGTTTCATCGGACTGATCGTCCCTCACCTTTGCAGGATGGTCGTCGGAGGAGACCACAGATTGCTGATCCCCTCAAGCATCGTCGTAGGTGCGGTCGTATTGCTGGTGGCAGATATAGTCTGTAAATCCGGACCTATCGGAGAACTGCCCATCGGAGCACTGACATCGGTTATCGGTGTCCCGTTCTTCATCTACCTTATGTTGAAGGAGGGAAAGAGATATGCCATGTGA
- a CDS encoding iron ABC transporter substrate-binding protein, translating to MDKKVSIIVAIAVVAVVAIAAVMILSSPQDHKEGVTDYAGNVIELKEEPKRIVSTSAVSSEMLCNLGYRNTIVGITSGSYVYDVIDYVVGLTFDLNYPAGLPADIDSGKIANIGSYNGWTAEGASAAHPDVVIVEKAQVEDTNKVKMTSLQALGITVIVINSEYGFQDCLDNYTMLGKIFGKQSLAKTITDQMQKAYNKVKDVAAKSDLNGKKFAYICTCPPWGNYIYKNALIISLLNDVGFVNALPVTEGSYKTIQLQETVAQANPDFIIFDDMGQHLNWAEVIAGWKADPVLGAVDCIKNDMFWCMEYEPFQAIGYNSAHLINGAALIGAIVNPEDTGVDVPTVVTSEKWTDYIQWLKDY from the coding sequence ATGGACAAGAAAGTATCGATTATTGTCGCGATCGCCGTGGTGGCCGTTGTTGCCATTGCAGCGGTCATGATCCTCTCCTCCCCCCAGGACCACAAGGAAGGCGTCACAGATTACGCCGGAAATGTGATTGAACTGAAAGAGGAGCCCAAGAGGATCGTAAGTACGAGTGCTGTCTCATCGGAGATGCTCTGTAACCTCGGTTACAGGAACACCATAGTCGGAATCACCAGCGGATCCTACGTGTATGATGTGATAGATTACGTGGTCGGTCTAACATTCGACCTGAATTATCCTGCGGGCCTTCCCGCTGACATTGATTCCGGAAAGATCGCGAATATCGGATCTTACAACGGATGGACCGCAGAAGGCGCCTCCGCCGCTCACCCGGATGTCGTGATAGTTGAGAAGGCTCAGGTAGAGGATACCAACAAGGTGAAGATGACCAGCCTTCAGGCTCTGGGAATCACCGTTATCGTCATCAACAGCGAATACGGATTCCAGGACTGTCTGGACAACTACACGATGCTGGGAAAGATTTTCGGAAAGCAGTCTCTGGCTAAGACGATCACCGACCAGATGCAGAAGGCATACAACAAGGTCAAGGATGTCGCTGCCAAGTCTGATCTGAACGGAAAGAAGTTCGCATACATCTGCACCTGCCCTCCGTGGGGTAACTACATCTACAAGAACGCTCTCATCATCAGTCTTCTTAACGATGTCGGATTCGTGAATGCTCTGCCCGTCACCGAGGGATCCTACAAGACAATTCAGCTCCAGGAGACCGTCGCACAGGCCAACCCTGATTTCATCATCTTCGATGATATGGGACAGCATCTCAATTGGGCAGAAGTTATAGCCGGATGGAAGGCTGACCCCGTTCTGGGAGCTGTTGACTGTATCAAGAACGATATGTTCTGGTGCATGGAATACGAACCCTTCCAGGCCATCGGATACAACAGTGCTCACCTCATCAACGGTGCTGCATTGATCGGAGCCATCGTCAATCCCGAGGACACCGGAGTCGACGTACCTACCGTCGTTACCAGCGAGAAGTGGACCGACTACATCCAGTGGCTCAAGGACTACTGA
- a CDS encoding iron ABC transporter ATP-binding protein, with the protein MLDVKDLAFSYTDEETLKCIEMCIKPGEFVALMGPNGSGKTTLMRCINKIMKVKRGSVEIDGDDVLSMNMEDIAKIVTTVPADTPLDFALSVRDFVSLGRAPFINSLWWESKEDEEIVDKAMYDMGITKYADRRLHELSSGERARVLLAKGVVQTPKVMLVDEPSAHLDIKYKIQVMEILKDLSRRTGLTILLASHDINLLTRFCDRIMLLSKGRIIDYGLPKDVITKESIREVFDIEVELVESGGILYILPTGSTMSAGEDN; encoded by the coding sequence ATGCTCGATGTGAAGGACCTCGCATTCAGTTATACGGACGAAGAGACCCTGAAATGCATCGAGATGTGCATCAAACCTGGTGAATTCGTCGCTTTGATGGGTCCCAACGGTTCCGGGAAGACCACACTCATGCGCTGTATCAACAAGATCATGAAGGTCAAGCGCGGCAGTGTGGAGATCGACGGTGACGATGTTCTGTCCATGAACATGGAGGACATCGCGAAGATCGTCACAACCGTGCCTGCCGATACCCCTCTGGATTTTGCACTATCGGTCAGGGACTTCGTTTCACTTGGAAGGGCCCCGTTCATCAACTCCCTCTGGTGGGAGAGCAAAGAAGACGAGGAGATTGTGGACAAGGCCATGTACGACATGGGTATCACCAAGTATGCCGACAGGAGACTGCATGAGCTGAGCAGCGGAGAAAGGGCCCGTGTCCTGCTGGCCAAGGGAGTTGTGCAGACTCCGAAGGTCATGCTGGTGGATGAACCCAGCGCACATCTAGACATAAAGTACAAGATCCAGGTCATGGAGATTCTGAAGGACCTGTCGAGAAGGACGGGGCTGACCATCCTGCTCGCATCCCACGACATCAACCTTCTGACGAGGTTCTGCGACCGCATCATGCTCCTTTCCAAAGGAAGGATCATCGATTACGGTCTGCCCAAGGATGTCATCACCAAGGAATCCATCAGAGAGGTCTTTGACATCGAGGTCGAACTGGTTGAATCCGGCGGTATCCTGTACATCCTGCCAACTGGATCCACGATGTCCGCCGGCGAAGACAATTGA